In Bacteroidota bacterium, the sequence ACCTCAGAATAAGCTGGTGAAAATCTCTCTCTTTGAGATCAAACCCTTGACCGAAGCTTATGCAGATCAAATTTTCCAAAGTAATGAGGATACGATTCGTATTCCGTTCACCTTAAATACCGGGAATTTGATTATTGTTGATGCCATGTTAAATGGTCAGGTTAGAAAATTCTTTTTCGACAGTGGTTCACCAAAGCTTATTCTGAATTCTGAATACATTGATCAGGATGATGGGAATGAAGAAAATTCCATGCTGAAAGCCCGAGGGGTAAACACGAATATCAGGAATATCTCATTGGTGAAGGATCAGAATTTTAATTGGGCCGGAATCCAACTGGATAGCCAGACCTTAATGGCTACAAATTTATCCACCTTAGAGAAAGGCTGCAAAGATGAAATTTATGGAATAATTGGTTATGAGATATTTAGAAATTACGATATACACTTTGATTATCAGAAAAAAGTCCTGACATTGATCCGGGCCGGATATTTGGATCAGTATGCTTTGAAACATAAATTTTCCGGGAGAAAACATACGGTTATCCCTTTTAAATTGACTACTCATATCCCCGTGGTTAAGGCTGTGGTAAACAACAGGGAGTTGAATATGGGGATTGATTGCGGGGCAGGCATTGATTTGTTGTCGCTGAGCGCCTATCAGGAATTTGGAAATCAAATCAGAAAGAAGAAATCTGATACCCTGACCGGGGTGGATAATCAACCTACCTTGGTTAAAACTGGTTTGTTACGAAAAATGACCATAGGTGGCAGAAAATTCAAGAATCCTAAAGTTATCGCAAATGATATGACCCAGATCAATCAAAACACCCAGCTTTCGATGGATGGGCTGATTGGATACGAGATACTTAAACGTCAGGAATCCATCCTTAGTTATAGCAAAAAGGAACTGATATTCATTAATTACCTTTATTCAAATTCAGATTAAAGGAAGTGTTGGCGATTGAAAGCGGCCGGAAATTTATCAACAGTCTTATTCGTGTTAATAAAATATGATGCTATGTTTTGATTATTAGCGGATTAGTGAGGATAAGGTTTGTCTTTTAACCACTAAA encodes:
- a CDS encoding retropepsin-like aspartic protease, which produces MMKRYLIVLLLMCGISIQAQDIIQCRKIVQEAINAIDVKSSKNLEPFLDDDFSIFEQTGDKAKMVLQQFMVKINDVVAEYHEIQTEPSSGYLTLKYIFTYKNRGSKESTFVFSPQNKLVKISLFEIKPLTEAYADQIFQSNEDTIRIPFTLNTGNLIIVDAMLNGQVRKFFFDSGSPKLILNSEYIDQDDGNEENSMLKARGVNTNIRNISLVKDQNFNWAGIQLDSQTLMATNLSTLEKGCKDEIYGIIGYEIFRNYDIHFDYQKKVLTLIRAGYLDQYALKHKFSGRKHTVIPFKLTTHIPVVKAVVNNRELNMGIDCGAGIDLLSLSAYQEFGNQIRKKKSDTLTGVDNQPTLVKTGLLRKMTIGGRKFKNPKVIANDMTQINQNTQLSMDGLIGYEILKRQESILSYSKKELIFINYLYSNSD